ACAGAACATTGGGTGTTGACGTGCCGCACAGGcgcacatatttattttacatacacaCTGCCGCTAGGTTACCAGCAATGGAAGCCCTAGTGtctgatttaataaagaaaccaagacaaaacaaagctaaaaataaaagtttgccatacaAGGTAATGTGTTATTATTGAGCTTTctccttttcaacatttatttattcatgggctcacaaaatacaataatacatcaCTCACTACATCTTTTAGTATGTAATACATCTTACATCTTTTAGACCGTATTTGACTGGAGTTCTTCTGTGaaacctgtttatatatatatatatatatatatatatatatatatatatatatatatatcgtttctgaccagctgagGTGACAACACATCGTACTTGAGTGGGACGGAGATCCAGGTATCATTAGCTTGGATATTGGATATCTCAGCCTTCACTGTATTTTGTGAAATACATTGCTAAGGGaaagtatactgtagtaattaTCCACCGCTTAAGATGCTTGTCTGTATGTCACTCTTTCGAGTTTTACATCTCTAGGTAACTACTTATCCATTTGTGAAGGGTTCTTGAGATTACTGAGAGTTTCATTTCAATGATTTAGTCACAATCACTGCCTTTATATTCATGTCTAGACTATCCACCCTAACTGGGAATTAAACGCCCAGATTTATAATCCAAAGGCACCTACTGTATGTTAATCACTAAGCCAATTGGTTATTTTACAGTGGTAGAGCTAAATAATTTTCACTGGTGAACTAATGCTTTTGGCCAAGAATATTGGGCCTGTATCCCAGGTTAGatgcattataatatattaacattgACTGAAACATTTGCTCATTTGGTTCTGGAAACAAATTCACTGCTAACCTTTTCGCTACAGGATAGACAGGGCAGCAGTGTTTTGTGTCTCCTTAGTTAACCACTGAAAATTTTCCATTTACCTATAAACAGTTCTATACCTTAGCtatttatatttcttaaacttttttcatctgacatgtttgtttgtttgtttgtttgtttgtgtttgtttgtttgtttgtttgtttgtttgtttttataaatttaactttttgtcctgtaaagtgctttgagataccactgcatgaagggcgctatataaataaactttgatttctCAGCAAATAACTTGTGTGAAGGATGGGTGAttacagtagaaataaaaatgacagttaATGTTTCAGGAACTATAAATATCAGTGGTATTTCTGCCTTTATTTTTAGTCCTAAGTTTTGCTTACCAGACATCGTGTTATTTCCTTGTTCCAGCCAAGGCACAGGAGATTTTGTCAATTTTGTAATCATAGAAGCAGGTAAATCTTGTCAGGTGTCATTTGTCATACAATAGAAATGGTTAGAATGTGCCAGTAagaacaaagcaaatgaaatctAGTGGTCTCTTAATAGTTTGCCCTTTTCAGCAGCAAAGCGCTATTTGAACACCCACGTTCATCTGCTTGCTTACGTTATACTTGCTGTCTTTGACAGGCTATTTTTACACCTTTTATGTCTTTTGAGGAAATGAGTGGGCATATTGGCTATCACTGAGTCACAACTTCGACTACGTCTTGAGCTAGAACAATCAAAACTCTTTACAGTACTGCCAAAGTAAAACGTGTAGAATAATTGGACAAAAGCAAGTGCTTTATTGTTTGGCTATAGTGTGCTGCAAATTGTTGACTTAAAAAAATACCAGACTacaatttgcttttaaaaagtcataaaTCATCTAAATTCACCCCAATCATACTGGGTGTTGTCAGTCAGTTTTATACACATAAATGTTGTACAGTAAGtcatttttagaaataaaaatagacattaTCTCAACAGGTTCGTTTAAAAAGTACATTCAGGGTATATTTGTCCTGGCCGATTCAGTCCAATGTCATGCGTATGGTACGCGTAACATCTAAGTTAAGAAAGTTGGGCCAGATCAAATCTTGTCAAGAcctaatgttgtttatttatttattttattaaatcatgtttatttattataaacatttattaattaagcaaatttgtACAGCATCCCTTAATTTTGTTGGGACTGGCAAACAGAGCTACCGCAAAGTCTTATTCTACAACCAAACtggattgttttttaaatatacagtacatcagaATAGTAATATAATTTTGTGTTTTCTCTTGTAGGCAAATTTAAAGAGCGAAGACTGAACTACAGTAGCACAGCATTCATCTTCTATCAAATACAGTTCCAATAATAAGTaagctatgcttttattatgaataataaagtGTTAAATTAAACATTGTAATGAAATGCATGGTGATGACAGTTGAAGAAAATAAATTTCCACAAAAGTCTATTTAAGTTACTGTAATAGCTGTATAATTGTTAAAATTAACTGGCCTGCATTTTaagtaatgtgttttctttttgttttgttttttagttcagTACTTGCTGAACCCAGGGACGTGAAAACCCTTCAAGAAAAAGATCACCTGATCTTAACAAACTTATTATTCAAGATTGTACTCAAAGCGGTTGATGTCAACGACACAATGAAAGGAATAAGCTTTAAACAACAAGATATAGTTATGTACTGCTTTGCAGTGACTAATATCTGTTTGAGTTAAAGTACCAGCAGTGAGAAGAGCTGAATAAAGTTTACAGAGGGATCTGAAGCacagaaactttaaaataatatagaaGAACTTCTGggcaaagaaaaaaggaaagagagaaaaaatGGGAATGGAAGTATAAGGCATTTAAAAGCACAACAGAGGGCACACTCAACTTGTCTGCTGAGTTCAGAGCAACCTAACTCTTCATACCTTTGCAAAtttctacaaaaaataatatggaGCCGATCGAATCTGCTACAGGTCAAAAAAGTACAAAGGAGCCAAGAGAAAGGAATCAGTTACACAGAAAATGGGGTTCGGAACCCACGGCAGGTACAAAAAGAAGCACTTTTGCAGATCCAGAGGGGAAGAGGCACTCGCACTGTGATGCGGTGCAGAGCAGCAGTTCTGGGTCAGCACAAAAGTATGGTTCTGGGAAACTGCAAATATCGACCGGAGTGGGCCATCAGCCTCAGGAAAACCAGTATCCACAGCATTTCCCAAGCACTTACTCATACCAGCTTCCTCATTCTTTTTCACAACAGTCTATACCACAGAGATTTCTACAAAATGCAAAATCACAGCCCAGCCTGGAAGCACATGCTTGGCAGTTTGCTAATCAGTTACAGTCTGTTGCCTCAGAGGACTTGTTTTCCATGCATGCTCGTAGCCAGGGGGGAGTCTTCCCACAAAGGAAATCTCCTAGTTTACCTGCTGCTTATAGCCATTATTCCCAGTCAGGGATGGAGCAACCAGAAGAAATACACAAGAAAGAGCAAAAATCTAAGAAACCTGGCAAATATATCTGTCACTATTGTGGAAGAGCTTGCGCCAAACCTAGTGTACTGAAAAAGCACATTAGGTCGCACACTGGTGAACGGCCCTACCCTTGTGTTCCATGtgggttttcttttaaaacaaagagCAACTTGTATAAGCATAGAAAGTCTCATGCCCATGCCATTAAAGCAGGACTAGTTCCTTTCTCAGACCTTGCATCTGCTCGTTCTGACATGGAACAAGCATCCTCTTTTGGAGAAGCAGAGGTacattcagatggtgagcaaagcACGGACACAGAGGAAGAGACTGCTTTAAGTGCTGAAAACAGCCCTATACCCCAAATTTCATTTAAAGTGGATAAAAGCACAATGGAAAAGAGCAATGAACTGACCTATGCGGAATCGACTGAGGAATTGTCAGTGGCCGCTATGAAAGTGCCTATTCTGATAGTCCCGAAAAGTGGAATTCAGCCATCCAGTGAATGTTCACAATTATCAGAAATAGAGGCATCTCAAAACTCTGCTTTTGTTTGCAGAGATGAATCTCACACCATTAAACAAAGACTTGCAATGAGACTCAGTGAAAAGAAAGGACAGGATTCAGAGCAATCTTTAAACCTCTTGAGTCCTCACAGTAAAGGCAGTACAGACTCAGGCTACTTCTCCCGTTCAGAAAGTGCAGAGCAGCAAATCAGTCCACCGAATACGAATGCTAAGTCCTATGAAGAAATCATGTTTGGAAAATATTACAGACTGAATCCCAGGACTGGAATGACAGTAGGGATGGCAGTTGAAGGCCAAGACACAACTGTAATGGACATAAAAGGAAAATCTGGAGATGCTACTTCTAAATTTGGAATAACCAAGATAATTGAGGATCACACATCGCAGCTTATCACAGACAATGAAACAGAGGTTACCATCAAACCTAACCCATTGTCAAGGGGAGAGAGTTCAGAATCGCCGATGCTAACAGGTCTTGATGCGAAACAGTATCCCGCAGGCTCTTGCCAAAGTAAACTTTTAGAACCCCTCTCAGAAACTGGGCCACTTGTAAGAAGCAATTCAATGCCAACAACCCCAGCATCAAATCTTAATATCCCACAGGGTGTAAGAGGAAGCCACTCATTTGATGAAAGAATAACCTCAGATGATGTCTTTTATCCTGGTACTGCAGGCTTGTCACACCGAAGCATGCTGAGAAGACAAGCTGCTTTTGAACTGTCTTCGGCACACGAGGGTCACTCAGAATCTGAGAACTATGGAAATATCTCCAAAAATATTGTTCCATCTTCTGTAAGAGTAAAACAGGGTGAAATCCACCCAGTTGTGTCAGATAACAAAGTACAGATAGGGGAGAGGAGCTTGTTCGAATGTGAACTATGTGGGTCAAGTTACAGAAGATGGGAAGAATTACAAACTCATAAGAAACTTCCATGCCCAGAAATGTATGTCAAATATCATGCTTTTGGCCTTAAAGTGGGAACAGAGTCTTATGCTGAAATTTTCACCCCGACCCAACTAATGCAATACAGACAGGCCACAGAAACTGCAACAAGAAAGCGAAGAAAGGAAAAGAGTGTTGGGGATGATGAAGACCTCCCTGGCCAATGTAGCAGTGATCATGGGACCTCCGTAGAGATGCTGGTGTCAACAGGAGATTATGACTCAAAACTTGTAAATCATGAAGCTACAAGGGGTTCACCCTGTGTAAAAGCTCACCATTTTAGTGTACACAGTCAATCAGACAGTTTTGAAACTGGTGGTGCTCTTCTGACTTCTGGTAGCATTACACCTGAAGAGGTGGTACTTGTTTCAGACTTTGAAAAGGAAGCCAGTAATAGAAAGACTAGTGGTAATGTAATTTCTGTCATCCAACACACAAACTCATTAAGCAGGCCTAGCTCTTTTGAAAAGTCTGAATCAATTGAGCATGTGTCTTACCAGCAGGATAAACTTCTCCCACACCTCTCACATGACCAGCCAGATTCAGAAAACACAGAGGAAGTGCACAGCCCAGAGACTGCTCAGCATGAAAGCATGGAACAGCAGCAACATGATGAGAGATCATCCACACTGCCTCAGAGCCACCAACAATATCATATGCCACCAAGGCTGGTACGACAACCCAACATTCAAGTGCCTGAAATTCGAGTGACAGAGGAGCCTGACAAACCAGAGAAAGAACCTGCGATTCAGATTAAAGAACCAGAGAAACCAGTAGAGGAGTTTCAGTGGCCTCAGAGAAGTGAAACCCTTTCGCAGCTTCCAGCAGAGAAACTGCCTCCGAAAAAGAAGCGCCTGCGACTGGCTGATATGGATCATTCCTCAGGGGAATCCAGCTTTGAATCAAACTGCACCAGCCTTTCCAGGAGCCCGAGCCAAGAAAGTAATCTGTCTCACAGCTCTAGTTTCTCAATGTCATTTGACAGGGAAGAAAACATTAAGTCAATTTCCCCAACCAAACAAGATGAGTTTGGAAAACAGTCTGAGTTCTTAACTGTGCCAGGCAGTGCACACTCCCTTGCTATTCCTAGTCagcaccagcagagggagatgCGTCGCTCATCTTCAGAGCAAGCGCCTTGTCCACTGCCCACAGAAGTCCCAGAAGTTCGCAGCAAGTCTTTTGACTATGGCTATCTTTCAACTGCATCCACTTCAGGTGATTGCTATACTAGCTCTTCtgtgagggagaggaggaggggtttCCTGGTACGACAGGCATCTTTAAGTGTATATCCTGAAAGTGCTGTGCAAGATCAAGCCATAGATCAGAGCATAAAGCAAGAACATGCTGAGCAGTTACAAGGTGGACATCATTCACTACATAGTGCTTGGCACGGCTCACTTTCTCCAGGGCTTCACTCAGGGCCTATAGGAGATTCAGCAAGATCTAAGCGAGGAATGCCACCAAATCCAGGTCTACATCATGCACTACAGCTTAGCATGAGTGAAGAAACTCAACAGGAGGGAAACTCGCTAATCCATAAAACTACTTACCTTCCCAGTCAACATCCGACAGAGAATGACCAGCAGGCACAAGAAGTGATGCAATACCCTTCATTTCACAACAGCTTGCCCCCATTTCCTGCTTCACCGCTTCAACAAGCTTTATTCTGGCAATCACATCCCAGGTCCTCACAGAGGGTCATACAACAGCACCTTGCCTTCCAAACTCAACAGCTGCAGAAATTACAGATCAGGCAACCTAATCTTCAACCACTGCACCACAAATCACATTCTACTTACCAACTGCAACAGATTCAAGAACAAGTAGATACAAAAGCCCTTAACAGTGTAAGTGATCAGAAATACCAGTATATTTCTCGAGCATCTCAGCAACATCTAGGACATCAACCAGTAAAGGCACCCTCAACAAgttcagctttgttgcaacaaGTACAGCCAATCTTTGCCACTCAGAATGCAGGTCCCCAAACCTCACTCCCAGGGATGTTAGTTCCTGTAAGAATACAGACCCATGTGCCATCTTATGGTAGTGTCATGTACACAAATGTTTCACAGATTCTGGTCACCCATGCCCAGAGCACCAGCTCCAAAGTGGTGATTTGCAGGGTTAGTGATAATGCTTCCCAAGGCACCTTTTCAAACAATAGTGCAATGCAAGGAATAGGACTTCATTTATCTCAGATATTAGGTCATCCTGAAGGACTGCTTAAATATCCACTCTGGAAAGTTCCCCAACCTCTTCCAGGTAGATTAGATTCAGGAATTCCTCTTTGTTTGACCTCTGGAAGCATCTCAACTACAGATGCTTCTTCCAGCATTGGAGGAAGCAAGCGCATGCTGTCACCAGCAAGCAGTTTAGAACTCGTCATGGAAACGAAGCAGCAGAAACGCGTCAAGGAGGAAAAGATGTATGGGCAGATTGTGGAGGAACTGAGTGCAGTGGAGCTCAGCAATTCAAATGTGACACAAGATAATTCCAAGTCTCAAAAAACAGAGCTTGTAAGACACAAAGATACAGTTGAATTTAAGGAAGTAATGTCTTCTCCATCTTCCCTGGATTTTATTTTATCCATAGCTCCTTCACTTAAGTCTGCTTCCCATCTCAAAGAAAGCATGACTAGAGATAGTTTAACTCTACCACAGCAAATACCAATCAACACACCTGATGGGAGAGAGTCACCAGAAGAGCTAGATGTTGATGATGCTGTACCAGAGATCAGTTCAAGTCCACAGTCATTTTCTTCAACAAGTGATATCCAGGAGGACACtcagttaaaacagaaaagcaagaTCCCCGTTAATATGATGGTGCAGCTGGCTGCTAAGCAAGGTGGGGCAGTTGTTGGAAATACAGTTTTGCTGATGGATGTTGCTGATGCCCAGCAGTTTTTTCAGTTTCCCAGTCTTCGCACAACCACAAGTGTTAGCTGGTGCTTTCTGAATTATACCAAACCAAACCATGCCCAAACCACTCCTATATCTTCTGTTTATGCTTCTTGGTGCATCAGTTCTTATAATCCGAATCCACCAAATATGAGCACCAAGGCTAGCTTAGCCCTTTTAAGGTCCAAGCAACGACAGGATACAGAAAAATACACTATGGCGGCATTGTACAGACCAGGGACTAGCAAACTGGTGTCCTCGATCACATGGAAACAGAACTTTGAtcaggtaagatttttttttttttttttcagtgctccCTGTGCTACAGTAATATACAGTTGTGTGTGTGAAGGAGAGAAAAAGAGGAAGCTTGTTTTTTAGGGCTGACACTTGATTAaaatttttgatcggttaatttatgggcattagttgatttaccggtagattaatccgtgcacattttttataaagGGAAAGATCTTACGACGGCTGTCCTGCACAGtagtacttaaaaaataaatataatctaaaataaataaagcaataaataagcctaatgggaatttggtctattaaaaacatttttttattattttttattttattaaatgtaactttttcacAGAACTAAGTCAGAATTGATGAAAGAAAACTGataattgattttcttttctttcagctcCTTGTGaaactttttagatttttttacattatattcaaataacaaaatcaataataataaagaaataaaatacaaaaaacagcttCCATATGTTAAAGAATCtaacaaatgcacagattccaatacattgttatattaactgTACTGTTCAGGTATTGGTGCCACAAACGGTAAatccattaaacaaacaaaaaagccattCTCCCCTTCtgttaacaaattaattacaaagaTCACggacatttatttcatttattcttttaaacaaattatttgtgTAAAAGTGCACTGGTAAATTAaagattatatataatttaattacacGTGCATTCTCTAAaattgttggggaaaaaaaacaacttcattttaaaatcctgttatacaTATTCACAGATATGTATGGGCTAAATAAATGCCAGTCGCCATCTAgagtatttattaatttgctaATATGCACTTTGTAGTAATAGGATGACCAATTGAATTGGTTAGAGTAATGTGGGATGACTGCAAACGACACTGCAAACTACTCACACTCCCTTTGTATGAAAAACTTTGTTTGCAAATGAAACGAATACCCTTTCTTTATCAGTGACTTTTCCTTCCGAGTCTAATTTACACCCAAAGCTAGATTTGAGTTTTCACTTAACGGTTCCAACTTACTCCACGTGATACCGTTTATGACGACTCGTGTCATTTCCCATGTGTTGGTTACTTTTAGTTAACCCAACTCTCTTGTTGATTAATCGGTACAGCtctattgttttgtaattacaaaGGAATATGCCCTTCACTGTATCATGTTATTACTGACCAATGTAAGCATACTACAGAATCAAGTGGCTGCTGttatagtttacaaaaaaaactgaaactggtgTTAgtgaatatacattttttttattgaaggtaATTCTGCCTGTAATACTGCATCCGTAAAGAAGACTgctgttttttctattttgtggGCTTTTAAGCAAGTAGCTGTGAACTGATTTGCCAAAACAGAATATTGAACCTGTGACAGTGGAAACACACGTTTCTGAAGTCAGATAGTAACTTGTATAAAGCAAATTACGTTTAGTATCGTGAAAgacaaaatagttatttaatttgattttacagGTGAAGCCAGAGCTTGCACAGTTGGAAGTAAATAAATTTGAAAAGAAAGTGAAAGGAAGTGGCACAcgggaaaaagaaaaaggagaaagtCTTGGCGAGAAGGATGTATCAACAAAGCAGAGCGAGCCTACACGGATAAAAATATTTGAAGGAGGGTAGGTGATGATTTTTTCTACTGCTATTTCCATTAAAGAACGGGAGCTACAGATACGGGGACGGGACGGATGACTTATAACCCCCAAGGTccattaactttttaaattttatttaaccttttacaTCGTCAGGCTAGTAATTCCCGTGTTATTCCCTCTTAgctctgttattttttaaaatgaatacaatgtaaACTGGACTTCCACATTCCCTAAAAGAAAGAAGCCTTacaattactatttattttcataaagttaaaacaaaaacaaaaaaatacggttgatttttcaaaggtttttattccaaagtgtacatttttcatgtttttcaaaagtacaaaatgaaaaatattctaACTTACACTGCTTTAAATTCATACAGCACAGTACGAGTTATTTATCTTTGAAAATCACCCATGTGTTGTGTAACTTTCTGATACTTACTGTAGGTTAAATAACACAGACAGCAACACTAAAATGCTGCATTCTTTACAGGTACAAATCCAACGAGGACTATGTTTATGTCAGGGGACGAGGCAGAGGAAAGTACATTTGTGAGGAGTGTGGAATTCGCTGCAAGAAACCTAGCATGCTGAAAAAACACATCCGCACACACACTGACGTACGACCTTACGTGTGCAAATTCTGTaattttgccttcaaaacaaaagGTACTCTTTCAATATAATTAAAGtagttattgtttaaaatatgctgaaatatgGTTGTATTTGTTAACAatgtttaatgaatgaatgataaaTTGGGCTCTTTAAAAACTATAtgcagtaaatactgtattttaaattaggCTTTTTGCATTACAACATCaataatcatgtattttttttatgacacCTCAAGTGACCCTCtaatgcaacatttattttttctagtgACATCTTTTTATAGCACCTTAAAAATGGTGAAAGGGAGAATTAAAACTCTAGcaaaatgtttcaaaactagTTATAAGCAACTCGTTTGCTTCTTGATTTTTACAGTAATATTATTCTGATTTTAAAGGACATGATAGGGGGAAATAAGCTTTTATTGAAAAGGCACTATCTGTGTTTTATACTGAGCCCAGTTATTGTGCTTTCATATTGAGGTGTGCGTTACTGATCGTTGACAAGTTctttgttgtgttattatttatttagtatttattgtttagttatttacaataaaaacaattttttaaaaaaaaaataccggaAAATATAAGTATTTAACACAgttaacaaaatgttaatttaaaaataattccataagtTCAGAACTGTGTTTGGTCAATACAAATATTGCACAAggtatcatttatttataaataaatgattgtcaTAAGATTCTTTTTTACagctgctggtttttttttttttttttttttttatctcactgtatttttaaatgcagccattttctttatttctttcttgcaTGGTGTGTTCACCAGGAATAGCAGTTTGGCCTTTTCCAATTGTCAGATTTAGAAGCTCATTAATTGCAACCACATTCCTCATTTAGCAGACTAGAACAGGTTTGCATGGCAGCGTTGTTTTCATGTGTTAACGAATCCCATTAAACATAATGAATGAGTCATTACAgggtttgtgggggggggggggggggggggggggggggggggggggggggggggggggggggtggacggACTTTCGAACCGACCTTGGCTGGAATTAAATGTCAGTGCCAATACTTTTTAAACCTTTGTATTTCAGTAGTCTAATTATTTATCTCTGGTTTCAGGAAACCTGACCAAACATATGAAGTCTAAGGCACATATGAAAAAATGTCTTGAGCTGGGTGTGTCTGTGACATCTGGGGATGATGTGGAAGCAGACGAAGCTGGTATGAATCAACTGTACATAAGAATAACCAAAGTGTGATAAATGCTGCATTGTGCAAACTGTAATTGTGTGGTTTCTGAGGGACAATTagcataatgaaaaacagaaactccAGGGTTtgccctgtatatatataattagaactGTATTATAAAGATTTTCAGGATTGAAGAA
The Polyodon spathula isolate WHYD16114869_AA chromosome 5, ASM1765450v1, whole genome shotgun sequence DNA segment above includes these coding regions:
- the LOC121315887 gene encoding transcription factor HIVEP2-like; the protein is MEPIESATGQKSTKEPRERNQLHRKWGSEPTAGTKRSTFADPEGKRHSHCDAVQSSSSGSAQKYGSGKLQISTGVGHQPQENQYPQHFPSTYSYQLPHSFSQQSIPQRFLQNAKSQPSLEAHAWQFANQLQSVASEDLFSMHARSQGGVFPQRKSPSLPAAYSHYSQSGMEQPEEIHKKEQKSKKPGKYICHYCGRACAKPSVLKKHIRSHTGERPYPCVPCGFSFKTKSNLYKHRKSHAHAIKAGLVPFSDLASARSDMEQASSFGEAEVHSDGEQSTDTEEETALSAENSPIPQISFKVDKSTMEKSNELTYAESTEELSVAAMKVPILIVPKSGIQPSSECSQLSEIEASQNSAFVCRDESHTIKQRLAMRLSEKKGQDSEQSLNLLSPHSKGSTDSGYFSRSESAEQQISPPNTNAKSYEEIMFGKYYRLNPRTGMTVGMAVEGQDTTVMDIKGKSGDATSKFGITKIIEDHTSQLITDNETEVTIKPNPLSRGESSESPMLTGLDAKQYPAGSCQSKLLEPLSETGPLVRSNSMPTTPASNLNIPQGVRGSHSFDERITSDDVFYPGTAGLSHRSMLRRQAAFELSSAHEGHSESENYGNISKNIVPSSVRVKQGEIHPVVSDNKVQIGERSLFECELCGSSYRRWEELQTHKKLPCPEMYVKYHAFGLKVGTESYAEIFTPTQLMQYRQATETATRKRRKEKSVGDDEDLPGQCSSDHGTSVEMLVSTGDYDSKLVNHEATRGSPCVKAHHFSVHSQSDSFETGGALLTSGSITPEEVVLVSDFEKEASNRKTSGNVISVIQHTNSLSRPSSFEKSESIEHVSYQQDKLLPHLSHDQPDSENTEEVHSPETAQHESMEQQQHDERSSTLPQSHQQYHMPPRLVRQPNIQVPEIRVTEEPDKPEKEPAIQIKEPEKPVEEFQWPQRSETLSQLPAEKLPPKKKRLRLADMDHSSGESSFESNCTSLSRSPSQESNLSHSSSFSMSFDREENIKSISPTKQDEFGKQSEFLTVPGSAHSLAIPSQHQQREMRRSSSEQAPCPLPTEVPEVRSKSFDYGYLSTASTSGDCYTSSSVRERRRGFLVRQASLSVYPESAVQDQAIDQSIKQEHAEQLQGGHHSLHSAWHGSLSPGLHSGPIGDSARSKRGMPPNPGLHHALQLSMSEETQQEGNSLIHKTTYLPSQHPTENDQQAQEVMQYPSFHNSLPPFPASPLQQALFWQSHPRSSQRVIQQHLAFQTQQLQKLQIRQPNLQPLHHKSHSTYQLQQIQEQVDTKALNSVSDQKYQYISRASQQHLGHQPVKAPSTSSALLQQVQPIFATQNAGPQTSLPGMLVPVRIQTHVPSYGSVMYTNVSQILVTHAQSTSSKVVICRVSDNASQGTFSNNSAMQGIGLHLSQILGHPEGLLKYPLWKVPQPLPGRLDSGIPLCLTSGSISTTDASSSIGGSKRMLSPASSLELVMETKQQKRVKEEKMYGQIVEELSAVELSNSNVTQDNSKSQKTELVRHKDTVEFKEVMSSPSSLDFILSIAPSLKSASHLKESMTRDSLTLPQQIPINTPDGRESPEELDVDDAVPEISSSPQSFSSTSDIQEDTQLKQKSKIPVNMMVQLAAKQGGAVVGNTVLLMDVADAQQFFQFPSLRTTTSVSWCFLNYTKPNHAQTTPISSVYASWCISSYNPNPPNMSTKASLALLRSKQRQDTEKYTMAALYRPGTSKLVSSITWKQNFDQVKPELAQLEVNKFEKKVKGSGTREKEKGESLGEKDVSTKQSEPTRIKIFEGGYKSNEDYVYVRGRGRGKYICEECGIRCKKPSMLKKHIRTHTDVRPYVCKFCNFAFKTKGNLTKHMKSKAHMKKCLELGVSVTSGDDVEADEADNTDDAQRESDKVEISEVLADHQFSDADDSEGAEEEGDEIDDDDDDDDEYDGDSTPKTRSRSTSPQPYRFSSLPATAAATSQNTPEMLGSISNPSLISYLVTLPSIQITQLMAPSDKSGDAQVTEYQRCFQSAFSEPYKHRLDVPSSMDEDYMLSPEHSSSSRDLSPSRLSSPGFDSSPHRETSPTSRRYLSPRRTASPRGHLLPRRDASPLRHLSPKREVSFRRELSPRRDLSPRRHLSPISLGRPMSPGKDSSSRRELSPRSRHRAMIRAASPRRGSHHHNTSWSLGQYLQSELAPLGQRNKTQSEMDTSAGKGVYQAPDHFEAGSHEPLSSPLFPGVHQGYLFSHLPLHSQQQIHVPFPMIPIGGIQMVHSVPSSVTGLVHSSRLPLQKSASEDSSTSEVSYPISESNIKVSGDFTKQDKPVSPQLTASMISAGPLIPSLKETSWKTDEKTAEIIEKEKQQEESIQTCTKAIAFLRIASEDITPSETVMPLKVFDHHQKTLESAQIGIQHFSGSEDSHELACASATKPDSHTEKDNLSISKTSLAHSAFYNNSADERLLGQQGPTKLPTSTKIGKDSERAVLGKGKYN